A genomic region of Exiguobacterium oxidotolerans JCM 12280 contains the following coding sequences:
- the metG gene encoding methionine--tRNA ligase: MAKTFYITTPIYYPSAKLHIGHAYTTVAGDAMARYKRLQGFDVRYLTGTDEHGQKIQEKAAEAGISEQAFVDGVVEQIKVLWDRLDISYDDYIRTTEPRHKKVVEHVFETLLEKGDIYLGEYEGWYSIPDETYYTESQLVDGKSPDSGHPVELVREECYFFRISKYADRLVEYFEANPSFILPESRKNEMINNFIKPGLQDLAVSRTTFDWGVKVPSNPKHVVYVWVDALTNYISSLGYGTDDQGNFDKYWPADVHLVGKEIVRFHTIVWPALLMALDLPLPKQVFAHGWLLMKDGKMSKSKGNVVDPIPMIDRYGLDALRYYLLREVPFGSDGMFTPEAFVERMNFDLANDLGNLLNRTIAMVTKYFDGVIPTYAGNVTPFDATLSTLAKETVEKVEASMEHMEFSVALAHVWQLISRANKYIDETQPWVLAKDETKTNELGSVMVHLVGTLRHVAIMLQPFMTQSPTEMFRQLGLAGQPMNWEALEQFASIEEGTKVGTAEPIFPRRDMKEEVEAIVEMMQQASAARVEEEEVEETDEDVRPETTIDVFDQIELRVGEVVTAEKIKKAKKLLKLTVDMGKETRQIVSGIAEWYEPEDLVGRKVIVVANLKPVTLRGELSQGMVLAAEKSGKLELATVPSTMANGASVK; the protein is encoded by the coding sequence ATGGCAAAAACATTTTATATCACGACACCGATTTATTATCCTAGCGCGAAGCTACATATCGGTCATGCGTACACGACGGTCGCAGGAGACGCGATGGCCCGTTATAAACGTCTTCAAGGATTCGATGTGCGTTACTTAACAGGAACGGATGAGCACGGACAAAAAATTCAGGAAAAAGCAGCTGAAGCAGGTATTTCTGAACAAGCATTCGTCGACGGTGTCGTCGAGCAGATTAAAGTCTTGTGGGATCGTCTCGATATCTCGTATGACGATTACATTCGGACGACAGAACCACGCCATAAGAAAGTCGTCGAACACGTTTTTGAGACGTTACTCGAAAAAGGTGATATCTATCTTGGTGAATACGAAGGTTGGTATTCGATCCCGGATGAGACGTATTACACGGAATCACAGTTAGTGGATGGAAAAAGTCCAGATAGCGGCCATCCCGTCGAACTTGTTCGTGAGGAATGTTATTTCTTCCGAATTAGTAAGTATGCCGATCGTTTAGTCGAATACTTTGAAGCGAATCCATCGTTCATCTTACCGGAATCACGGAAGAATGAAATGATCAACAACTTCATTAAACCAGGTCTCCAAGATCTTGCCGTCTCACGGACGACATTTGATTGGGGTGTCAAAGTCCCATCGAATCCGAAACACGTCGTCTACGTTTGGGTGGATGCCTTGACGAACTATATCTCGTCACTCGGTTACGGGACGGATGATCAAGGAAACTTCGACAAGTACTGGCCAGCAGACGTTCATCTCGTCGGAAAAGAAATCGTTCGTTTCCATACGATCGTTTGGCCGGCACTCTTGATGGCACTCGACCTTCCACTGCCGAAGCAAGTTTTCGCGCACGGCTGGTTGTTGATGAAAGACGGGAAGATGTCGAAATCAAAAGGGAACGTCGTTGATCCGATTCCGATGATTGATCGTTACGGTCTCGATGCCCTTCGTTATTACCTCTTACGCGAAGTCCCATTCGGTTCAGATGGCATGTTTACACCGGAAGCGTTCGTTGAGCGGATGAATTTTGATCTTGCAAACGACCTCGGGAACTTACTCAACCGGACGATTGCGATGGTCACGAAATACTTTGATGGGGTCATCCCGACCTATGCGGGAAATGTTACGCCGTTCGATGCGACATTGTCGACGCTTGCGAAAGAAACAGTCGAGAAGGTCGAGGCTTCGATGGAACATATGGAATTCTCGGTTGCCTTAGCGCACGTCTGGCAATTAATCAGTCGCGCGAACAAGTACATCGACGAAACACAGCCGTGGGTACTCGCGAAAGATGAAACGAAGACGAATGAACTCGGCTCGGTCATGGTCCACCTCGTTGGAACGCTTCGTCACGTTGCGATCATGTTGCAACCGTTCATGACGCAATCGCCGACCGAGATGTTCCGTCAGCTCGGTCTTGCTGGTCAGCCGATGAACTGGGAAGCACTCGAACAGTTCGCGTCGATTGAAGAAGGAACAAAAGTCGGTACCGCTGAACCGATTTTCCCGCGCCGCGACATGAAAGAGGAAGTCGAAGCAATCGTCGAAATGATGCAACAAGCATCTGCTGCCCGAGTTGAGGAAGAAGAAGTCGAAGAAACAGATGAAGATGTTCGTCCAGAAACGACGATTGATGTCTTTGATCAAATTGAGCTACGTGTCGGCGAAGTCGTCACAGCAGAAAAAATCAAAAAAGCAAAAAAACTGTTGAAGTTAACGGTCGACATGGGGAAAGAAACACGCCAAATCGTTTCAGGCATCGCTGAATGGTACGAGCCGGAAGACCTAGTCGGTCGGAAGGTCATCGTCGTCGCGAACTTGAAGCCGGTCACTCTCCGTGGCGAATTATCGCAAGGTATGGTGCTTGCGGCTGAAAAATCAGGTAAACTTGAACTAGCGACCGTCCCGTCAACGATGGCGAACGGTGCCAGTGTAAAATAA
- a CDS encoding TatD family hydrolase, giving the protein MLIDTHTHLNSDQFDGDVEETIERARANGVSPMIVVGFDHKTIDRAMELVEQYDDLYAVIGWHPVDSIDFDEEAYAKVERLMDHEKVVALGEIGLDYHWDTSPKDVQEAAFRKQIQLAKKKNKPIVIHNREATEDTLRILEEEDAKEVGGILHSYSMSAELLPRCLAMNFYISLGGPVTFKNAKMPKRVAQEVPLDRLLVETDCPYLTPTPYRGKRNEPAYVRFVAEEIAQLRGMMYADIEQATTENAKRVFLLP; this is encoded by the coding sequence TTGTTAATCGATACACACACACATTTAAATTCCGATCAGTTCGACGGAGACGTCGAAGAAACGATTGAACGCGCACGCGCGAACGGAGTCTCACCGATGATCGTCGTCGGATTCGATCATAAGACGATCGACCGGGCGATGGAACTCGTCGAACAGTATGACGACCTGTATGCCGTCATCGGTTGGCATCCCGTCGATTCAATCGATTTTGATGAGGAGGCGTACGCGAAAGTCGAACGGTTGATGGACCATGAGAAAGTCGTCGCCCTCGGTGAAATCGGTCTTGATTATCACTGGGATACGTCACCAAAAGATGTCCAAGAAGCGGCGTTCCGTAAACAAATTCAACTCGCGAAGAAAAAGAATAAGCCAATCGTCATCCACAACCGGGAAGCAACGGAAGATACGTTACGTATTCTCGAAGAAGAAGATGCAAAAGAAGTCGGTGGGATTCTCCATAGCTACAGCATGAGTGCCGAGCTGTTACCCCGTTGCCTAGCGATGAACTTTTATATTTCACTCGGTGGACCGGTAACGTTTAAAAATGCGAAGATGCCAAAACGTGTCGCTCAAGAAGTTCCGCTTGATCGGTTACTCGTCGAGACAGATTGTCCTTACCTGACACCGACACCATACCGCGGCAAACGCAATGAACCAGCGTACGTCCGGTTCGTGGCGGAAGAAATCGCGCAACTGCGTGGCATGATGTATGCCGATATCGAACAAGCGACAACAGAAAACGCGAAGCGGGTCTTCCTTCTCCCATGA